One Desulfonatronum sp. SC1 genomic window carries:
- a CDS encoding class I SAM-dependent methyltransferase: MTERINKEQAAVYDRWHETETGTFALAQEKRLLQHFMAPWTRRQQKLLEVGCGPGRFLQFFWESGFDVSGLDASPAMLELARERLGNRAELHLGQAEHLPFRDKEFDVVALLTLLEFCPDPEPVLQEALRVARKAVLVTFLNKHSLYALARRSGLRRKKNGFLRNVRWFSWWEISALLRKQAGPRPMISQSVLIGPQRTWSAKSCWRKLNCRLWPPFVGAYAGVRYDLVGDAPLTPIMAWKEKAKLRPMEQPASSGANRSGENG; this comes from the coding sequence TTGACCGAGCGCATCAACAAGGAGCAGGCCGCGGTTTATGACCGATGGCATGAGACCGAGACCGGGACTTTTGCCCTGGCCCAGGAGAAGCGGCTGTTGCAGCATTTCATGGCGCCCTGGACCAGAAGGCAGCAGAAGCTGCTGGAGGTGGGGTGCGGGCCGGGGCGGTTTTTGCAGTTCTTTTGGGAGAGCGGGTTCGACGTCTCCGGGCTGGATGCTTCACCGGCCATGCTGGAGCTGGCCCGGGAGCGGCTGGGGAACCGGGCCGAGCTGCACCTGGGGCAGGCGGAGCATCTGCCGTTTCGGGACAAGGAATTCGACGTGGTGGCTTTGCTGACCTTGTTGGAGTTCTGCCCTGATCCGGAACCGGTGCTGCAAGAGGCCCTGCGCGTGGCCCGGAAGGCCGTCCTGGTCACCTTTCTGAACAAGCACTCCCTGTACGCCCTGGCCCGGCGCAGCGGCCTGCGTCGAAAAAAGAACGGGTTTCTCCGCAATGTCCGCTGGTTTTCCTGGTGGGAAATCAGCGCCCTGCTTCGGAAACAGGCCGGACCGCGGCCCATGATTTCGCAATCCGTGCTCATCGGCCCGCAGCGGACCTGGTCGGCCAAATCGTGCTGGCGCAAGCTGAATTGCCGGCTCTGGCCGCCTTTTGTCGGCGCGTATGCCGGGGTGCGGTATGACCTGGTGGGTGATGCGCCGCTGACCCCGATCATGGCCTGGAAGGAAAAGGCCAAGCTGCGGCCCATGGAGCAGCCGGCGTCCTCGGGCGCGAACCGGAGCGGGGAGAACGGGTAA
- a CDS encoding LysE family translocator, with product MITIEFLITSLIVILIPGTGVVFTVSTGLAHGCRAGFFASVGCTLGIVPHLLATVFGLAAVMHTSAVAFQLLKYAGVAYLLYLAVATWRDRSDLAAQPIGARGGSLGLVVKAFLLNILNPKLTIFFLAFLPQFINTSAGAPLLQLFGLSAVFMAMTFAVFVVYGLLAHAFRRAVIESPRVQAWLRRGFAAAFAGLGAQLAVSER from the coding sequence ATGATCACCATTGAATTCCTCATCACATCACTGATCGTCATCCTCATTCCCGGCACCGGGGTCGTGTTCACGGTCTCCACGGGGCTTGCGCACGGATGCCGGGCCGGTTTCTTCGCGTCGGTCGGCTGCACCCTCGGCATTGTGCCCCACCTGCTGGCAACCGTGTTCGGCCTGGCCGCGGTCATGCATACCAGCGCGGTGGCGTTCCAACTGCTCAAGTACGCCGGAGTCGCCTACTTGCTGTACCTTGCCGTGGCCACATGGCGCGACCGCTCGGACCTGGCCGCGCAGCCCATTGGAGCAAGGGGCGGATCACTGGGTTTGGTCGTCAAGGCGTTCCTCCTGAATATCCTCAACCCCAAGCTGACCATCTTCTTCCTGGCGTTTCTGCCGCAATTCATCAACACCAGCGCGGGCGCGCCCTTATTGCAGCTGTTCGGCCTCAGCGCCGTGTTCATGGCGATGACCTTCGCGGTTTTCGTGGTGTACGGGCTGCTGGCCCATGCGTTTCGCCGCGCGGTCATCGAATCGCCGCGCGTCCAGGCCTGGCTGCGTCGGGGCTTCGCCGCGGCGTTCGCCGGGCTGGGAGCGCAGTTGGCGGTGTCCGAGCGGTGA
- a CDS encoding DUF2442 domain-containing protein encodes MDKIVKAVPLEDYRIEIQTSSGISGIFDVKPYLGGGAFKELENESYFRMVRPAHHGIAWPHEQDFSADTIIWDIQNAQ; translated from the coding sequence ATGGACAAAATCGTAAAAGCCGTCCCTCTTGAAGACTATCGGATTGAGATCCAGACAAGTAGTGGTATTTCCGGCATCTTTGATGTCAAGCCTTACTTAGGTGGAGGTGCATTCAAAGAGCTTGAGAATGAGTCATATTTTCGCATGGTGCGCCCTGCACATCATGGAATCGCATGGCCGCATGAACAGGATTTTAGCGCGGACACCATTATCTGGGATATTCAAAATGCCCAATAA
- a CDS encoding DUF4160 domain-containing protein — protein MPAISMFYGILILMYYYDNKKHSAPHIHAEYGEYEATIAIADGSVLGGNLPPAKMKLVQAWIEIHREDLMANWKLAISGEPVFKIDPLR, from the coding sequence ATGCCCGCGATTTCGATGTTCTACGGGATTCTGATCCTGATGTATTATTACGACAATAAGAAGCATAGCGCCCCGCATATTCACGCGGAATATGGAGAATACGAAGCGACCATCGCCATTGCGGATGGTTCTGTTCTCGGCGGCAATTTGCCGCCCGCAAAGATGAAGCTGGTACAGGCGTGGATCGAAATACATCGGGAGGACTTAATGGCGAACTGGAAGTTGGCAATTTCGGGGGAGCCAGTGTTCAAAATCGACCCATTGCGATAG
- a CDS encoding DNA alkylation repair protein: MLQEARDALREFASEADAKHLQRFFKTGPGEYGEGDRFIGVRVPATRKVARMFRAMPSADAQTLLTSGIHEERLLALLILIGLYQRGTADQKQEIFDLYLVNTRHINNWDLVDVSAEHVVGAHLWDKSRAPLFNLARSADLWERRIAVMATFHFIKKNQFDETLQIVEMLLSDAHDLIHKAAGWMLREIGKRDPAVEEDFLRRYHQHMPRTMLRYAIEKFPEDKRRRYLLKGRGAG, from the coding sequence ATGCTTCAAGAAGCCCGTGACGCATTGCGAGAGTTCGCCAGCGAAGCGGACGCGAAGCACCTGCAACGGTTCTTCAAGACCGGCCCCGGCGAGTACGGGGAAGGGGACCGGTTCATCGGGGTCCGGGTTCCCGCGACCCGCAAGGTCGCCCGGATGTTCCGGGCAATGCCCTCGGCCGACGCGCAAACCCTCCTGACCTCGGGAATCCACGAGGAACGCCTCCTGGCCCTGCTGATTCTGATCGGCCTTTATCAGCGCGGAACCGCCGACCAGAAACAGGAAATCTTCGACCTCTACCTCGTCAATACCCGCCATATCAACAACTGGGACCTCGTCGACGTCTCAGCCGAGCACGTGGTCGGCGCCCACCTCTGGGACAAAAGCCGCGCCCCGCTCTTTAACCTGGCCCGCTCCGCCGACCTCTGGGAACGGCGCATCGCGGTCATGGCCACCTTTCACTTCATCAAAAAGAACCAGTTCGACGAGACGCTGCAGATCGTTGAAATGCTCCTTTCCGACGCGCATGACCTGATCCACAAGGCCGCGGGCTGGATGCTCCGGGAAATCGGCAAACGGGATCCGGCGGTGGAAGAAGATTTCTTGCGACGATACCACCAGCACATGCCCAGAACCATGCTCCGCTACGCCATCGAGAAATTTCCCGAGGACAAGCGGCGCCGGTATTTGCTGAAGGGGCGTGGCGCTGGATGA
- a CDS encoding CoA activase: MEMPPDKPTSSFAERMTQQVGRFDVTGRTLLVPDMAPIGSRLLAASFRAFGVPAVVMPTYTHLHLGKEFTSGKECFPCQVTLGDILGFLEEEKKRLGEAFDVTQYVYFMPEADGPCRFGMYNKMHRLVLDRFPEFKDIPILYMSTADGYASTGVLPGDKAKLFRRLAYVATILADVLDRITWRVRPYEREPGSTDAYMAKALEEMIDLIERRGEARDFNALYELLGRIAAGAKEFIDPAKPRKPKIGIVGEIYLRTHPDSNQNIVGELERFGAEVVDASLGEWVNYVTFEQHRNIRKDWRQAWKRMDVGALVDATRKWADSRIEMAWQGWRQNQVYKKALEHLDIQGDHAITTVEDKLDNDSLFTFDIGTEAALSIGGALEYVHDNFDGVVNVFPFTCMPSTITSAILKPMLLKMNVPYLDASYDGAIQPNREVAIRTFMYQAAQHQAARGENKGAASA, encoded by the coding sequence ATGGAAATGCCCCCCGACAAACCGACTTCCTCCTTCGCGGAACGGATGACCCAACAGGTCGGCCGGTTCGACGTCACCGGCAGAACCCTTCTGGTCCCGGACATGGCCCCCATCGGCTCCCGGCTGCTGGCCGCCAGTTTCCGGGCCTTCGGAGTTCCAGCCGTGGTCATGCCCACCTACACCCATTTGCACCTGGGCAAGGAGTTCACCTCCGGCAAGGAATGCTTTCCCTGTCAGGTCACCCTGGGGGACATTCTCGGATTTCTGGAAGAGGAGAAAAAGCGGTTGGGCGAGGCCTTCGACGTTACCCAGTACGTCTACTTCATGCCCGAGGCGGACGGTCCCTGTCGCTTCGGGATGTACAACAAGATGCACCGCCTGGTTCTGGACCGCTTCCCGGAGTTCAAGGACATTCCCATTCTCTACATGTCCACGGCGGACGGCTACGCCTCCACGGGGGTGCTACCCGGAGACAAGGCCAAGCTGTTTCGCCGCCTGGCCTACGTGGCCACGATCCTGGCCGACGTCCTGGACCGGATCACCTGGCGGGTACGACCCTACGAGCGTGAACCCGGTTCAACCGACGCCTACATGGCCAAGGCCCTGGAAGAAATGATCGATTTGATCGAGCGCCGCGGCGAGGCCCGGGACTTCAACGCTCTCTACGAACTGCTGGGCAGGATAGCCGCCGGCGCCAAGGAGTTCATCGATCCGGCCAAGCCCCGCAAGCCGAAGATCGGCATTGTCGGAGAAATCTACCTGCGCACCCATCCGGATTCCAACCAGAACATCGTCGGCGAACTGGAACGCTTCGGCGCGGAGGTGGTGGACGCCTCCCTGGGCGAGTGGGTGAACTACGTGACCTTCGAGCAGCACCGGAACATCCGCAAGGACTGGCGTCAGGCCTGGAAGCGGATGGACGTCGGCGCTCTGGTGGACGCGACCCGGAAATGGGCGGACAGCCGCATCGAGATGGCTTGGCAGGGCTGGCGGCAGAACCAGGTCTACAAAAAGGCCCTGGAGCACTTGGACATCCAGGGCGATCACGCCATCACCACGGTGGAGGACAAGCTGGACAACGACAGCCTGTTCACCTTCGACATCGGCACCGAGGCCGCCCTGAGCATCGGCGGAGCCCTGGAATACGTGCACGACAACTTCGACGGCGTGGTCAACGTCTTCCCCTTCACCTGCATGCCCAGCACCATCACCTCGGCCATCCTCAAGCCCATGCTCCTGAAAATGAACGTCCCCTACCTGGACGCCTCCTACGACGGGGCCATCCAACCCAACCGCGAAGTGGCCATCCGCACCTTCATGTACCAGGCCGCGCAGCATCAGGCGGCGCGGGGGGAGAATAAAGGCGCGGCTTCCGCGTAA
- a CDS encoding acyl-CoA dehydratase activase yields the protein MAYHIGVDVGSVSVNCVVLDESETIVHEAPYRRHFGLVLDETARVLEDILARFPREQVQSISFTGNQGQAISELLGAPFEVETIAQVLGATKVAPGVRSIISIGGQDAALFELDYDQQGQWRLAAFNVNGPCASGTGSFIDQQAERLTFAMYGEQFDMNQEKLQKVLEDFIALGATSTYPAPVACRCTVFTKSDMIHLQNKGETLPNIIAGLHHGTAANYMSTIVANRELVEPVIFIGGMASNRLQVEAFRKYYPNLTVPEHHASLGALGSALQSLRGKIKSSIDLGLLRSPAASTVDAIGRAKPLSLEYTDFDPDNTLPPLPEGDEVLDAYLGVDIGSTSTKYALIDDQGRIIHKRYVPTQGKPIEVAQGLLRHLQAEVGPRVRLKAVATTGSGRNVVGDFISSDLVIDEITAHARGAVAVDPEIDTIFEIGGQDSKYIAIDKTHPTDFMMNKVCAAGTGSFLHELANKMNINIIGEFQEVALSAKNPVNLAERCTVFMESDLTAYAQKGAGREDLIAGLCYAIVRNYLHRVVENRRIGQRIMFLGGPSLNKGIVAAFEKVVDKPILVPRHREVMGAFGAALAVRELARAGKVEEKQRDLEHLAGLEVAFKESICRADKNCHNECKLKIYNFGGRKSVWGGDCGRYETTLAAVRKETDYFQLRWNLFRDAVQEAGAHLGEGRPHKDDRPLIGVPLSLHSLDWGVFWAHLLTGMGLRPVFSPPTTQAMAMAGVESMTAEMCFPVKVFHGHVHHLLEHADYLFLPNVINMATADPEEKGQFCPLVESSQYLVRAALRIDNERIIRPTLFLKDGPEMLVDAVYDSLCPILPRALLPAKPVVVRALHRAWDEQHKFKADLRRRGREILSQVNDDESVWIVTGRPYNLYDERLNLQMGRQMAKLGIKALPLDFLDVDDESLEDFPRMYWGLGARILRATKKIARTPNWFGMHLTNFSCGPDSFIEHFYGHVLSDKPFLILELDEHSAVAGMLTRIEAFQNVVKNVRAASKAAGKKEDAA from the coding sequence ATGGCTTATCATATCGGCGTTGACGTCGGTTCCGTCAGCGTCAATTGCGTTGTTCTCGACGAGTCCGAAACCATTGTTCACGAAGCCCCATACCGCCGTCACTTTGGCCTGGTCCTTGATGAAACGGCCAGGGTCCTGGAGGACATTCTCGCCCGCTTTCCCCGTGAACAGGTCCAGTCCATTTCCTTCACCGGCAACCAGGGCCAAGCTATCAGCGAGCTGCTGGGCGCGCCCTTCGAGGTGGAGACCATCGCCCAGGTTCTTGGCGCGACCAAGGTCGCCCCGGGGGTGCGCAGCATCATCAGCATCGGCGGTCAGGACGCGGCCCTGTTCGAGCTGGATTACGATCAGCAGGGCCAGTGGCGGTTGGCAGCCTTCAACGTCAATGGCCCCTGCGCCTCGGGCACCGGCTCGTTTATCGACCAGCAGGCCGAGCGGCTGACCTTCGCCATGTACGGTGAACAGTTCGACATGAACCAGGAAAAACTGCAAAAAGTCCTGGAAGACTTCATCGCCCTGGGCGCGACCAGCACCTATCCGGCCCCGGTGGCCTGCCGCTGCACCGTGTTCACCAAGTCGGACATGATCCATCTCCAGAACAAGGGCGAGACCCTGCCGAACATCATCGCCGGACTGCACCACGGTACAGCGGCCAACTACATGAGCACCATCGTGGCCAACCGCGAACTGGTGGAACCGGTGATCTTCATCGGCGGCATGGCCTCCAACCGACTCCAGGTGGAGGCCTTCCGAAAGTACTACCCCAACCTGACGGTCCCGGAGCACCACGCTTCCCTGGGCGCTCTGGGCTCGGCCTTGCAATCCCTGCGCGGCAAGATCAAGAGCAGCATCGATCTCGGCTTGCTGCGCTCCCCGGCGGCCTCCACGGTGGACGCCATCGGGCGGGCCAAGCCGCTTTCCCTGGAATATACGGACTTTGACCCGGACAACACCCTGCCGCCCCTGCCTGAAGGCGATGAGGTCCTGGACGCCTATCTCGGCGTGGACATCGGCTCCACCTCCACCAAGTACGCCCTGATCGACGACCAGGGCCGGATCATCCACAAGCGCTACGTGCCCACCCAGGGCAAGCCCATCGAGGTGGCCCAGGGTCTGTTGCGCCACCTACAGGCAGAAGTCGGCCCGCGCGTCCGGCTCAAGGCCGTGGCCACCACCGGCTCGGGCCGCAACGTGGTCGGGGACTTCATCAGCTCGGATCTGGTCATCGACGAGATCACGGCCCATGCCCGGGGCGCGGTGGCCGTGGACCCGGAAATCGACACCATTTTTGAGATCGGCGGCCAGGATTCCAAGTACATCGCCATCGACAAGACCCATCCCACGGACTTTATGATGAACAAGGTCTGCGCCGCGGGCACGGGCAGCTTTCTGCACGAACTGGCCAACAAGATGAACATCAACATCATCGGCGAATTCCAGGAGGTGGCCCTGTCGGCCAAGAACCCGGTGAATCTGGCCGAACGCTGCACCGTGTTCATGGAATCCGACCTGACCGCTTACGCCCAAAAGGGCGCGGGTCGGGAGGACCTCATCGCCGGGCTGTGCTACGCCATTGTTCGCAACTACCTGCACCGGGTGGTGGAAAACCGGCGCATCGGCCAGCGGATCATGTTCCTGGGCGGGCCGTCCCTGAACAAAGGCATCGTGGCGGCCTTCGAGAAGGTGGTGGACAAACCCATCCTGGTGCCCAGGCACCGGGAGGTCATGGGAGCCTTCGGCGCGGCCCTGGCCGTGCGCGAGCTGGCCCGGGCCGGCAAGGTGGAGGAAAAGCAGCGCGACCTGGAACACCTGGCCGGGCTGGAAGTGGCCTTCAAGGAGAGCATCTGCCGGGCGGACAAGAACTGCCATAACGAGTGCAAGCTGAAGATTTACAACTTCGGTGGCCGCAAGAGCGTCTGGGGCGGGGATTGCGGCCGGTACGAAACCACGCTGGCCGCGGTGCGCAAGGAGACGGACTATTTCCAGTTGCGTTGGAACCTGTTCCGGGACGCCGTCCAGGAAGCCGGGGCGCACCTGGGAGAAGGGCGGCCGCACAAGGACGACCGCCCTCTGATCGGCGTGCCCTTGAGCCTGCATTCCCTGGACTGGGGGGTGTTTTGGGCCCATTTATTGACGGGCATGGGCCTGCGTCCGGTCTTCAGCCCGCCCACCACCCAGGCCATGGCCATGGCCGGGGTGGAGAGCATGACCGCGGAAATGTGCTTTCCGGTGAAGGTCTTCCACGGCCATGTACATCACCTTCTGGAGCACGCGGACTATCTCTTTCTGCCCAACGTGATCAACATGGCCACAGCGGACCCAGAGGAAAAGGGCCAGTTCTGCCCCCTGGTGGAGAGTTCCCAGTATCTGGTCCGGGCCGCCCTGCGCATCGACAACGAACGGATCATCCGGCCCACCCTGTTCCTCAAGGACGGCCCGGAAATGCTGGTGGACGCGGTCTACGACAGCCTGTGCCCGATTCTGCCTCGGGCATTGCTCCCGGCCAAGCCGGTAGTGGTCCGGGCCTTGCATCGGGCCTGGGACGAACAGCACAAGTTCAAGGCCGACCTGCGCCGCCGCGGCCGCGAGATACTCAGCCAGGTCAACGACGACGAGTCCGTCTGGATCGTCACCGGCCGGCCCTACAATCTGTACGACGAGCGACTGAACCTGCAAATGGGCCGGCAAATGGCCAAGCTGGGCATCAAGGCCCTGCCCCTGGACTTCCTGGACGTGGACGACGAGTCTCTGGAGGATTTTCCCCGGATGTACTGGGGCCTGGGGGCACGAATCCTTCGGGCCACCAAAAAAATCGCTCGCACCCCCAACTGGTTCGGCATGCACCTGACGAACTTCTCCTGCGGACCGGATTCATTCATTGAGCACTTCTACGGTCATGTGCTGAGCGACAAACCCTTCCTGATCCTGGAACTGGACGAACACAGCGCCGTTGCCGGCATGCTCACCCGGATCGAGGCGTTTCAGAACGTGGTCAAAAACGTGCGGGCGGCAAGCAAAGCAGCAGGAAAGAAAGAAGACGCCGCGTGA
- a CDS encoding queuosine precursor transporter, which yields MNETLWLGFAFLDLVMVVVVFRFFGKQGLFAMIVFNLILCNVQVLKTIELFGLTTTLGNILYASVFFSTDLLGEHYGREEAKKAVLLGFLSLILAVTYMQIALLFTPAASDFAQPHLEAIFGVLPRIVLASMVAYIISQWHDIWAFHFWKARTGGKHLWLRNNASTLVSQLLDTVIFCSIAFLGIFPMDVWIQIVISTYLIKLLVGLLDTPFMYLAARFRPRDAVSA from the coding sequence ATGAACGAAACGCTTTGGCTGGGATTCGCCTTCCTGGATTTGGTGATGGTTGTCGTGGTCTTCCGCTTTTTCGGCAAGCAGGGCTTGTTCGCCATGATCGTCTTCAACCTGATCCTGTGCAATGTTCAGGTGCTCAAGACCATTGAACTGTTCGGCCTGACCACCACGCTGGGCAATATCCTGTACGCCAGCGTATTTTTCTCCACGGACCTGTTGGGTGAACACTACGGACGGGAAGAGGCCAAAAAGGCCGTGCTGCTGGGTTTTCTGAGCCTGATCCTGGCTGTGACCTACATGCAGATCGCCCTGCTGTTCACCCCGGCCGCCTCGGACTTCGCCCAACCCCACCTGGAGGCCATTTTCGGCGTTTTGCCCCGGATCGTCCTGGCCAGCATGGTCGCTTACATCATCTCCCAGTGGCATGACATCTGGGCCTTCCATTTCTGGAAGGCGCGTACCGGCGGCAAGCATCTCTGGCTGCGCAACAACGCCAGCACCCTGGTCAGCCAGCTTCTGGACACGGTAATCTTCTGCTCCATTGCCTTTCTGGGCATCTTCCCCATGGACGTCTGGATCCAGATCGTGATCAGCACGTACCTGATCAAACTGCTGGTCGGGCTATTGGACACCCCGTTCATGTACCTGGCGGCCCGGTTTCGGCCTCGGGACGCCGTTTCAGCGTAG
- the pruA gene encoding L-glutamate gamma-semialdehyde dehydrogenase: MHDADFEARVVTRGRQFFGSIQGEAPSVFNKGFWTGKVMDWAMQNEDFKVQLFRFVDVLPYLNTSESLQRHIEEYFSGQGSGDIPAVLKWGAEKSGGLFGAFAAKAMGKLIRSNIEGMARQFIIGQNTKEAVSSLQKIRKDGFAFTVDLLGEATVSEEEAQAYMDGYMELLDALAKVQSSWKPLSTHGGDASPDLDWGHTPRLNVSIKPSALYSQAKAVDVEDTVRGILSRLRPIYARVKDLGGALCIDMESLKFKEATLELFKRLRTEPEFRDYPHLSIVLQSYLRCTDEDLKDLIDWAKARNLPIGIRLVKGAYWDQETIVAVQNGWPVPVWTKKPETDAAFERHARMILEQQDLVYFQCGSHNIRSISMVIETAKDLGVPPERYEFQVLYGMAEPVRKGLKNVADRVRLYCPYGELLPGMAYLVRRLLENTANESFLKQSFADQADMDRLLENPLKTLERDKARAFTPEPAMPGTSTGKPLGVSAFKNMPLVDFTVPEARSAFPEAIAKVRAQKGKNWPVFIGGKEIFTQDLIASYNPADPDEVLGQVCQAGREEVDQALDAARKALPGWRDTSPEERAKYLFKAADVCRRRVFELSAWQVLEVGKQWDQAYNDVAEAIDFLEYYAREMIRLGAPRRMGNAPGEVNELFYQPKGIAAVIAPWNFPFAISMGMVSAAIVTGNPVIYKPSSLSSLVGYGLVEVFREIGLPEGVFNYCPGRSRVMGDYLVEHPDVSVIAFTGSVEVGLRIIEKAAKVHPGQDQCKRVIAEMGGKNAIIIDDDADLDEAVPQVMYSAFGFQGQKCSACSRVIVLDAIYDRFMTRLREAALSVKIGPSEHPGNFMGAVVDAGQRKNVWTAIEVAKQEGRIVVQSEVPEKGCFVPLTIVEGIRPEHRTAQEEIFGPVLAVMRAKDFTEALNMANNSRFALTGGVFSRSPKRLEQAKREFRVGNLYLNRNNTGALVYRQPFGGFKMSGVGSKAGGPDYLIQFLDPRVVTENTMRRGFAPIAGDDEWVG; the protein is encoded by the coding sequence ATGCATGACGCGGATTTTGAAGCTCGAGTGGTGACCCGGGGGCGGCAGTTTTTCGGTTCCATCCAGGGCGAAGCGCCCAGCGTCTTCAACAAGGGATTCTGGACCGGCAAGGTCATGGACTGGGCCATGCAGAACGAGGATTTCAAGGTCCAGTTGTTCCGGTTCGTGGATGTGCTGCCGTACCTGAACACCTCCGAATCCTTGCAGCGTCATATCGAGGAATATTTCTCCGGCCAGGGCAGCGGCGACATTCCCGCGGTCCTGAAATGGGGTGCGGAAAAGTCCGGTGGTTTGTTCGGGGCCTTCGCGGCCAAGGCCATGGGCAAGCTCATCCGTTCCAACATCGAAGGCATGGCCCGTCAGTTCATCATCGGCCAGAACACCAAGGAGGCCGTTTCCAGCCTGCAAAAGATCCGCAAGGACGGCTTCGCCTTCACCGTGGACCTGCTGGGCGAAGCCACGGTCAGCGAGGAAGAGGCCCAGGCCTACATGGACGGATACATGGAGTTGCTGGACGCCTTGGCCAAGGTCCAATCCTCCTGGAAACCGCTTTCAACCCACGGGGGCGACGCGTCCCCGGATCTGGACTGGGGACACACGCCCCGACTGAACGTCTCCATCAAGCCCTCGGCACTGTACTCCCAGGCCAAAGCCGTGGACGTGGAGGACACGGTGCGGGGCATCCTCTCCCGGCTGCGGCCCATCTACGCCCGGGTCAAGGATCTGGGCGGCGCTCTGTGCATCGACATGGAATCTCTCAAGTTCAAGGAAGCCACCCTGGAACTGTTCAAGCGGCTGCGCACCGAGCCGGAGTTCCGGGACTACCCGCACCTGAGCATCGTTCTCCAGTCCTATCTGCGCTGCACGGACGAGGACCTCAAAGACCTGATCGACTGGGCCAAGGCCCGGAACCTGCCCATCGGCATCCGCCTGGTCAAAGGGGCCTACTGGGATCAGGAAACCATCGTCGCGGTCCAAAACGGCTGGCCCGTCCCGGTCTGGACCAAAAAGCCGGAGACCGACGCGGCTTTTGAACGCCACGCCCGGATGATTCTGGAGCAGCAGGATCTGGTTTATTTTCAGTGCGGTTCCCACAACATTCGGTCCATTTCCATGGTCATTGAAACGGCCAAGGATCTCGGGGTCCCCCCGGAGCGCTACGAATTTCAGGTGCTCTATGGCATGGCCGAACCCGTGCGCAAAGGCCTGAAGAACGTGGCCGACCGGGTCCGGCTGTACTGCCCCTACGGTGAGCTGTTGCCGGGCATGGCCTATCTGGTCCGCAGGCTGCTGGAGAACACGGCCAACGAGTCCTTCCTGAAGCAGAGCTTCGCGGATCAGGCGGACATGGACCGGCTGCTGGAAAATCCCCTCAAAACCTTGGAGCGGGACAAAGCCAGGGCCTTCACGCCGGAACCCGCCATGCCCGGCACGTCCACCGGCAAGCCCCTGGGCGTTTCCGCCTTCAAGAACATGCCCCTGGTGGATTTCACCGTGCCCGAGGCCCGAAGCGCCTTCCCCGAGGCCATTGCCAAGGTCCGCGCCCAAAAGGGCAAGAATTGGCCGGTGTTCATCGGCGGCAAGGAGATCTTCACCCAGGACCTCATCGCCTCCTACAACCCGGCGGACCCGGATGAAGTCCTGGGCCAAGTCTGCCAGGCCGGCCGAGAAGAGGTGGACCAGGCCCTGGATGCCGCCCGAAAGGCCTTGCCGGGCTGGCGGGACACCTCCCCCGAAGAGCGGGCCAAGTATCTGTTCAAGGCCGCGGACGTCTGCCGTCGCCGGGTCTTCGAGCTGTCCGCCTGGCAAGTGCTGGAGGTGGGCAAACAGTGGGACCAGGCCTACAACGACGTAGCCGAGGCCATAGACTTTCTGGAATACTACGCTCGGGAGATGATCCGCCTGGGCGCGCCCCGGAGAATGGGCAACGCTCCGGGCGAGGTCAACGAGCTGTTCTATCAGCCCAAGGGCATCGCCGCGGTCATCGCGCCCTGGAACTTCCCCTTCGCCATTTCCATGGGCATGGTTTCCGCGGCCATCGTCACCGGCAACCCGGTGATCTACAAGCCCTCTTCCCTGTCCTCCCTGGTGGGTTACGGCCTAGTGGAGGTGTTCCGGGAGATCGGCCTGCCGGAAGGAGTCTTCAACTACTGCCCGGGCCGCAGCCGGGTGATGGGCGACTATCTGGTGGAGCATCCGGACGTCAGCGTCATCGCCTTCACCGGTTCCGTGGAGGTGGGGCTGCGGATCATCGAAAAGGCGGCCAAGGTTCATCCGGGTCAGGACCAGTGCAAGCGCGTCATCGCCGAGATGGGCGGCAAGAACGCCATCATCATCGACGACGACGCGGACCTGGACGAGGCCGTGCCCCAGGTGATGTATTCGGCCTTCGGCTTCCAGGGCCAGAAGTGCTCGGCCTGCTCCCGGGTCATCGTTCTGGACGCCATCTACGACCGGTTCATGACCCGGCTGCGCGAGGCGGCTTTGTCCGTGAAGATCGGCCCCAGCGAACACCCCGGGAACTTCATGGGCGCGGTGGTGGATGCGGGGCAGCGGAAAAATGTCTGGACGGCCATCGAGGTCGCCAAGCAGGAAGGCCGGATCGTGGTCCAGAGCGAGGTGCCGGAAAAGGGCTGCTTCGTGCCCCTGACCATTGTCGAAGGCATCCGCCCAGAGCACCGCACGGCCCAGGAAGAAATTTTCGGGCCGGTGCTGGCCGTGATGCGGGCCAAGGACTTCACCGAGGCCCTAAACATGGCCAACAACTCCCGCTTCGCCTTGACCGGCGGCGTCTTCTCCCGCAGCCCGAAACGCCTGGAGCAGGCCAAACGGGAATTCCGCGTGGGCAACCTGTACCTGAACCGGAACAACACCGGCGCCCTGGTCTATCGCCAACCCTTCGGCGGCTTCAAGATGTCCGGCGTGGGCTCCAAGGCCGGCGGACCGGACTACCTGATCCAATTCCTGGACCCGCGAGTAGTCACCGAAAACACCATGCGGCGAGGGTTCGCACCCATTGCCGGCGACGACGAATGGGTGGGATGA